In Deltaproteobacteria bacterium, one genomic interval encodes:
- a CDS encoding FAD-dependent oxidoreductase → MDVYSTGLSLVLGRVLTTWCEQINPTTLDRYLEIGGFQGLRRALDMNPLEVMAELRSSGLRDRGYLAEPVYLNWKRFQRWHEPGVLVVDATQYDARSESSAFLLTRNPFGLVEGLLIAAVTCGVEHCRLLLPSDLHDYETGFLNALETILEHDVARGNTLKLELIRHQAPSIWTDGLSHSERQGVLVHPIETWYHIALVLSLGAEHFRTLGVEGQTGTCLLTLGGPLKRPGLAEAPLGVDLWHVVETLAGGLTDKANPLALSLDGGMGGFLPAPGARVPLAPEEMAAALVTPAPKTVWLLEKNTCMVDSTRRALYRYWLLSEHEQIGARTLIARATRMVTEITVGKGMDSHLVELETLGREMVGRGLAAAWPLLSSLTNFRDQWESHVRREACPSGRCIERKPAPCHGTCPACIDIPSFLAMIGHEDYKQAAGAISKDNPLPFVCGLVCPAPCEDACLRGNMDAPIYIRAMKAVAAHHALEEGGYPKPRKAKSTKKRVAIVGSGPAGLTAAYFLTLSGHDVTIFEAQEEAGGMLRYGIPAYRLPREVLDREVGRITELGVGIRTGYEIGHLDELRNQGFDACFLALGTQLSRMIPIEGKELPFVLGGLDFLKEVRGDRNPRVGPRVVVVGGGNVAIDVALTALRQGGRRVDIVCLEKRREMPAHTSEIETALAEGVAIHNSWGPVSVSADHVFTAQRCTRVFDERGRFNPRFDPGKRMTIEADHVILAIGQATDLACVEVGSLVTVERGLICTDENSLATGEPGVFAGGDVVYGPRTVVEAVRAGKQAANSIDAYLRGKSIDPSWSQPIRRAEVEPLDVDANARTRLNRPEMPTRKVEDRKGNFQIIELGLTDEMALGEASRCLRCDLCIGCGLCQLVCSELGIEALRLAEANEERLAFTDFTRPSNRCVGCGACAKACPTGAIKVVDKDGIRYTVLTGTVVREQELLKCSMCGKPHMSQAYLEHLKHRVGPQAVEHVDRNLCPVCARALRGRELGSWVEPKEVMTFRAAP, encoded by the coding sequence ATGGATGTTTACTCGACAGGGTTGTCCCTGGTTCTGGGCCGCGTGCTCACGACATGGTGCGAGCAGATCAATCCAACGACGCTCGATCGCTATCTCGAGATTGGGGGTTTCCAGGGTCTGAGGCGCGCGTTGGATATGAACCCCCTTGAAGTCATGGCCGAACTGAGATCCAGTGGTTTGAGAGACCGGGGCTACCTGGCCGAGCCGGTATACTTGAACTGGAAGCGATTTCAGCGATGGCATGAACCCGGGGTACTGGTGGTGGACGCCACTCAGTACGACGCGCGTTCCGAGTCCAGCGCATTTCTGCTGACGCGCAACCCTTTCGGTCTGGTCGAAGGGTTGCTGATCGCCGCGGTGACATGCGGAGTAGAGCACTGCAGACTGCTGCTCCCGTCCGATCTGCACGATTATGAAACCGGTTTCCTCAACGCTCTCGAAACCATTCTCGAACACGACGTCGCCCGGGGTAACACGCTCAAACTCGAGCTGATCCGCCATCAGGCCCCTTCCATCTGGACGGACGGGCTGTCCCACTCCGAACGACAGGGTGTTCTGGTGCACCCGATCGAGACCTGGTATCACATCGCACTGGTGCTCTCCCTTGGAGCGGAACATTTCAGAACTCTGGGAGTGGAAGGTCAGACCGGCACCTGTTTGCTCACCCTGGGAGGACCCCTCAAACGGCCCGGTCTGGCGGAAGCGCCTCTGGGGGTCGATCTTTGGCATGTAGTCGAGACGTTGGCCGGAGGGCTCACTGACAAGGCGAATCCACTGGCCCTCTCCCTGGACGGAGGCATGGGCGGTTTCCTGCCGGCGCCGGGCGCTCGAGTGCCTCTGGCCCCTGAAGAAATGGCCGCCGCCTTGGTGACTCCCGCGCCCAAAACGGTCTGGCTCTTGGAAAAGAACACCTGCATGGTGGACAGCACCAGGAGGGCTTTGTACCGTTACTGGCTGCTCTCGGAACATGAACAGATCGGGGCCAGAACCCTCATTGCCAGGGCCACCCGCATGGTCACGGAAATCACCGTGGGCAAAGGCATGGATTCCCACTTGGTGGAACTGGAGACCCTGGGGAGGGAGATGGTCGGCCGGGGCCTTGCCGCCGCGTGGCCGTTGTTGAGCTCCCTTACCAACTTCCGGGACCAGTGGGAGAGCCACGTGCGCCGGGAGGCGTGTCCGTCGGGCCGCTGCATCGAACGTAAACCGGCCCCCTGCCACGGGACGTGTCCCGCATGTATCGATATCCCGAGTTTCCTGGCCATGATCGGCCATGAAGACTACAAACAGGCCGCGGGCGCCATCTCGAAAGACAACCCTCTACCGTTTGTATGCGGATTGGTATGTCCGGCTCCCTGCGAGGACGCCTGTTTGAGGGGGAACATGGACGCCCCCATCTATATCAGGGCCATGAAAGCCGTAGCCGCTCATCACGCCCTCGAGGAAGGCGGATATCCCAAACCCCGGAAAGCCAAGAGCACGAAGAAACGAGTGGCTATCGTGGGCTCGGGCCCGGCCGGCCTCACCGCCGCCTACTTTCTGACGCTGAGCGGACACGACGTAACCATCTTCGAGGCCCAAGAGGAAGCAGGGGGAATGCTCCGTTACGGTATTCCGGCTTATCGGCTGCCCAGAGAGGTCCTGGACCGGGAAGTGGGCCGGATCACCGAGTTGGGAGTCGGCATCCGAACCGGTTACGAGATCGGGCATCTGGATGAATTGCGCAACCAGGGCTTCGACGCCTGTTTCCTGGCATTGGGGACCCAACTTTCCCGCATGATTCCCATCGAAGGGAAAGAGTTGCCGTTCGTTCTGGGAGGACTCGATTTCCTCAAGGAAGTTCGCGGCGATCGGAACCCCCGAGTGGGGCCCCGGGTCGTTGTGGTGGGCGGAGGAAACGTGGCCATTGACGTCGCTTTGACGGCGCTGAGACAGGGCGGCCGGCGTGTGGACATCGTCTGCCTGGAAAAACGCCGGGAGATGCCGGCCCACACGTCCGAAATCGAGACGGCTCTCGCTGAAGGCGTGGCCATTCACAATTCGTGGGGACCGGTGAGCGTTTCGGCGGATCACGTTTTTACAGCGCAGCGGTGCACCCGCGTCTTTGACGAGCGGGGACGATTCAATCCCCGGTTCGATCCGGGAAAAAGGATGACCATAGAGGCGGACCACGTGATACTGGCCATAGGACAGGCCACGGATCTGGCCTGCGTGGAAGTGGGAAGCCTCGTGACCGTGGAACGCGGCCTGATCTGCACCGACGAAAACAGCCTGGCTACCGGGGAGCCCGGGGTTTTTGCCGGCGGCGACGTTGTGTACGGTCCCCGAACCGTGGTGGAAGCCGTTCGGGCCGGAAAACAGGCGGCAAACTCCATCGACGCCTATTTGCGCGGCAAGAGCATCGATCCCTCGTGGTCCCAGCCCATACGGCGCGCGGAAGTCGAACCGCTGGACGTAGACGCGAACGCGCGAACCCGTCTGAACCGGCCCGAGATGCCCACCCGGAAAGTGGAAGACCGAAAGGGCAATTTCCAGATCATCGAATTGGGACTGACCGACGAAATGGCCCTCGGTGAAGCGAGCCGCTGTCTCCGATGCGATCTGTGTATCGGGTGCGGGCTGTGCCAACTGGTGTGCAGCGAACTGGGCATCGAGGCCCTGCGCCTGGCCGAGGCCAACGAGGAGAGGCTGGCATTCACCGATTTCACTCGGCCCTCGAACCGATGCGTCGGTTGCGGCGCCTGCGCCAAAGCGTGTCCCACGGGCGCCATCAAAGTTGTGGATAAGGACGGGATTCGATATACCGTGCTCACCGGCACCGTGGTGCGCGAACAGGAGTTGCTGAAGTGCTCGATGTGCGGCAAACCGCACATGTCCCAGGCCTACCTCGAGCATCTCAAACACCGAGTGGGTCCCCAGGCTGTGGAACACGTCGACCGGAACCTGTGCCCGGTTTGCGCCCGCGCCTTAAGGGGCAGAGAGCTGGGGAGCTGGGTGGAGCCGAAGGAAGTGATGACGTTCCGCGCGGCGCCCTAG
- a CDS encoding 4Fe-4S dicluster domain-containing protein, with amino-acid sequence MSKYYLLQDSERCIGCLACEVHCKTNKGLGVGPALCKNTWVGPVDVKGLPRVRFVFMPCFHCEEPWCFKVCPSGAIKKRASDGIVYIEPALCIGCKSCITACPWGSCQWDPVTQKAVKCDYCKDRVDAGLKPACVTKCLTQCLEFGEAVKLPDYRRDRFAKLVAEHAFSTETTSP; translated from the coding sequence ATGAGCAAATACTATCTCCTGCAAGACTCGGAGCGCTGCATCGGATGTCTGGCGTGCGAAGTGCATTGTAAAACCAACAAGGGCCTGGGCGTCGGACCCGCTCTGTGCAAAAACACATGGGTGGGACCCGTCGACGTCAAAGGACTGCCCCGCGTGCGTTTCGTGTTCATGCCGTGCTTTCATTGCGAGGAACCGTGGTGCTTTAAGGTCTGTCCGTCCGGCGCCATAAAGAAACGCGCGTCCGACGGCATTGTATATATCGAACCGGCGCTCTGCATAGGGTGTAAGAGCTGCATCACAGCCTGCCCCTGGGGATCTTGCCAATGGGACCCCGTCACCCAAAAAGCCGTGAAATGCGATTACTGCAAAGACCGTGTGGACGCCGGCCTCAAGCCGGCCTGTGTGACCAAATGTCTCACTCAATGCCTGGAATTCGGGGAAGCCGTCAAGCTTCCGGATTACCGGCGGGATCGTTTTGCCAAATTGGTGGCGGAACACGCCTTCAGTACGGAGACCACTTCGCCGTAG
- a CDS encoding 2-hydroxyacyl-CoA dehydratase, with protein sequence MSYEAMWQQLGLDLAAHDVLMQTLGEGYKSIFLQQQERPKGMEYFDFVMSEVHGLRIKELLEGKKEGRKVIGSFCVFVPEEIVRAADATLVGLCTGADFATEEVDKLLPRNTCALIKSAFGFKLGKVCPYIESADMIVGENTCDGKKKSYETLDTLVDNLYVMDLPQTKSEQGKSLLKAEFEKFMRAVEGLTGVTIDVEKLKKGIGIVNDKRAAIHRLSSLRTADPAPISGLDALLMNQVFFYDDPARFTHSVNTICDELEGRIAEKRGPFPEGAPRILLSGCPMAVPNWKAPWIVETSGAVIVGEESCVGERGTRNLTAATGNSVEELMDAIVNRYFQVDCAIFTPNEDRLSHLKEMVDTYDADGVIHYGLQFCQPYQVESIPVERALEESGIPALRLDTDYSMGDVAQIKTRVEAFLERIG encoded by the coding sequence ATGAGTTACGAGGCGATGTGGCAACAACTGGGACTCGATCTCGCCGCGCACGACGTTTTGATGCAAACGCTCGGCGAGGGCTACAAGAGTATATTCCTGCAGCAGCAAGAGCGGCCCAAAGGTATGGAGTACTTCGACTTCGTCATGAGCGAAGTGCACGGATTGCGTATCAAAGAACTGCTCGAAGGCAAAAAGGAGGGGCGCAAAGTCATCGGCTCCTTCTGCGTTTTCGTCCCCGAGGAAATCGTGCGGGCCGCGGACGCAACCCTGGTGGGATTGTGCACCGGAGCCGACTTCGCCACCGAGGAAGTCGATAAGCTTTTGCCCAGGAACACGTGCGCCCTGATCAAGTCGGCCTTTGGATTCAAGCTGGGCAAGGTGTGCCCCTACATCGAGTCCGCGGACATGATCGTGGGGGAAAATACCTGTGATGGAAAGAAGAAATCGTACGAAACACTGGATACCCTGGTGGACAACCTGTACGTAATGGATCTTCCGCAGACGAAATCCGAGCAAGGCAAGTCGCTGCTCAAAGCCGAATTCGAAAAGTTCATGCGGGCGGTGGAAGGACTGACCGGAGTCACCATTGACGTTGAGAAGCTCAAGAAAGGCATCGGCATTGTGAACGACAAGCGCGCCGCCATTCACAGGCTCTCGAGCCTCCGAACGGCGGACCCGGCCCCCATCTCCGGACTGGACGCGCTCTTGATGAATCAGGTTTTCTTTTACGACGATCCCGCGCGATTCACCCATTCGGTCAACACGATCTGCGATGAACTCGAGGGACGCATAGCCGAGAAACGGGGTCCGTTCCCCGAGGGCGCTCCGAGGATTCTCTTGTCCGGTTGTCCCATGGCGGTGCCGAACTGGAAAGCGCCCTGGATCGTCGAGACCTCGGGTGCGGTCATTGTGGGAGAGGAATCGTGCGTAGGCGAGAGAGGGACGCGAAACCTTACGGCGGCCACCGGGAACAGCGTCGAAGAACTCATGGACGCCATTGTGAACCGGTATTTTCAGGTGGACTGCGCCATCTTCACCCCGAACGAGGACCGCCTGAGCCATTTGAAAGAAATGGTCGACACCTACGACGCCGACGGCGTGATCCATTACGGGCTGCAGTTCTGCCAACCCTATCAGGTCGAGTCCATTCCGGTGGAAAGAGCCCTCGAGGAATCGGGCATTCCGGCCCTCAGGCTGGATACGGATTACAGTATGGGAGACGTCGCTCAGATCAAAACGCGCGTCGAGGCGTTTCTCGAGCGCATTGGTTAA
- a CDS encoding GntR family transcriptional regulator gives MKPDHSNGQHEKAYEALGKPLTLVDQIYKSLGRAIAMGHIRTGQLLKETDLQKAFGVSRAPIREALRMLESDDLVVVDAYKKRYVRQITRKYIEDLIPVMAALESLAAGLAAVKLTDAHITLLKQLNKDMSEAYEHEQYERCAELNFDFHKTYVKAADNQVIHGTIRSLKKAIVWFWMCNFYYRDHDVIPQSIREHERIIESFEARDSVRAEHQVRAHVTGIVQKSLETAAFNPDGFFVTADSQAS, from the coding sequence ATGAAACCGGACCATTCCAACGGACAACATGAAAAGGCCTACGAAGCCCTCGGGAAACCCCTGACTCTGGTGGACCAGATCTACAAATCCCTGGGGCGCGCCATCGCCATGGGCCACATCCGGACCGGGCAACTGCTGAAAGAAACCGACCTGCAAAAAGCGTTCGGCGTGAGCCGGGCGCCCATTCGGGAAGCCCTCCGCATGTTGGAGTCCGACGACCTGGTAGTGGTCGACGCCTACAAGAAGAGGTACGTGCGCCAAATCACGCGAAAATATATTGAGGATTTGATCCCCGTGATGGCCGCTTTGGAGTCACTTGCCGCCGGTCTGGCCGCCGTCAAACTCACGGACGCTCATATCACACTGCTCAAACAGCTGAACAAAGACATGTCCGAAGCGTATGAACATGAGCAGTACGAACGATGCGCCGAGCTGAATTTCGACTTTCACAAGACCTACGTGAAGGCGGCGGATAATCAGGTGATCCACGGCACCATACGGTCTCTGAAGAAAGCCATCGTTTGGTTTTGGATGTGCAATTTCTACTACCGGGATCATGACGTCATACCTCAATCCATTCGAGAACATGAGCGCATCATCGAAAGTTTTGAGGCACGGGATAGTGTCCGGGCGGAACACCAGGTTAGGGCCCATGTTACGGGCATCGTTCAGAAATCATTGGAAACCGCTGCTTTCAACCCGGATGGATTTTTCGTGACTGCGGACTCTCAAGCTTCCTGA